In Methylobacterium aquaticum, the following are encoded in one genomic region:
- a CDS encoding MucR family transcriptional regulator — protein MDDAVSLTSPMIELTSDIVGAYVSNNNVPVADLPGLIASIHATLVGLDQPAPEPVEDHKVTSAQIRKSVTPDHITSFLDGKQYKSLKRHLTTRGYTPDEYRQKFGLPFDYPMVAASYAAQRSELAKSLGLGQIRRERAAAQRAQAETKAEPATPARRGRPRKSDA, from the coding sequence ATGGACGACGCAGTCTCCCTCACCTCTCCGATGATCGAGCTGACGAGCGACATCGTCGGCGCCTACGTCTCGAACAATAACGTTCCGGTCGCAGATCTGCCCGGCCTGATTGCATCGATACACGCAACGCTGGTCGGCCTCGACCAGCCGGCGCCGGAGCCGGTGGAGGACCACAAGGTCACGTCCGCCCAGATCCGGAAATCCGTGACGCCGGACCACATCACGAGCTTTCTCGACGGCAAGCAGTACAAGAGCCTGAAGCGGCACCTCACCACCCGCGGCTACACGCCGGACGAGTACCGCCAGAAGTTCGGCCTGCCCTTCGACTACCCGATGGTGGCGGCGAGCTACGCGGCCCAGCGCTCCGAACTCGCCAAGAGCCTCGGCCTCGGCCAGATCCGGCGCGAGCGCGCCGCGGCCCAGCGGGCCCAGGCCGAGACGAAGGCCGAGCCCGCCACCCCGGCCCGCCGCGGCCGGCCGCGCAAGTCGGACGCCTGA